The Panicum virgatum strain AP13 chromosome 5K, P.virgatum_v5, whole genome shotgun sequence genome has a window encoding:
- the LOC120709506 gene encoding translation initiation factor IF-2-like, whose protein sequence is MGTEAPAPAPAPATAAKKPPPPPALFLVRARSRASRVADLGVAAWPSGPPDTPPRRSPVTVPFLWEEAPGKPKAPPQQQSDDGGTGTGAPAAAAAAAANTTTPATGAGDRDNGGREEEEARPAPLKLPPRLQRVASAKQQRDGSPSPRTVLPSPHYYGCAGGGRRPPRRTGSGFASFRRTPSAGAGLFSRSKTTAPAAGTKRNKGGGGGGHDHLSAAATPDAPWGSPAASSASSSSSLSASCFGDDPGPGHRRPADGREDGSSEEDECAAGSVRITRFRRNRSLPAMTTSHLWASIRKSFKQITPWS, encoded by the exons ATGGGGACGgaggctccggctccggcgccggcgccggccacggcggccaagaagccgccgccgccgccggcgctgttcCTCGTCCGTGCGCGGTCGCGGGCTAGTCGTGTGGCCGACCTGGGCGTCGCCGCGTGGCCGTCGGGGCCGCCtgacacgccgccgcgccgctcgcccgtCACCGTGCCCTTCCTCTGGGAGGAGGCGCCCGGGAAGCCCAAGGCGCCGCCCCAACAGCAGAGCGACGACGGCGGGACCGGAACcggcgctccggccgccgccgccgccgccgctgctaacACTACTACCCCTGCCACCGGTGCCGGCGATCGCGACAAcggcggccgggaggaggaggaggcgcgcccCGCGCCGCTGAAACTGCCGCCGCGGCTGCAGCGCGTGGCTTCCGCGAAGCAGCAGCGCGACGGCTCGCCCTCCCCCAGGACCGTGCTCCCCAGCCCTCACTACTAcggctgcgccggcggcggcaggaggccGCCAAGGAGGACCGGCAGCGGCTTCGCTTCGTTCCGGAGGACGCCGAGCGCCGGCGCGGGCCTCTTCTCCCGGAGCAAGACcacagcgccggcggccgggaccAAGAGGaacaaaggcggcggcggcggcggccacgaccatctcagcgccgccgcgactCCGGACGCCCCGTGGggttcgccggcggcgtcgtctgcctcgtcctcgtcgtcccTGTCCGCCAGCTGCTTCGGCGACGACCCCggccccggccaccgccgcccggccgACGGGCGCGAGGACGGTTCGTCCGAGGAGGACGAGTGCGCCGCGGGGTCGGTGAGGATCACCAGGTTCAGACGGAACCGGAGCCTCCCCGCCATGACCACGTCTCACCTCTGG GCAAGTATCCGCAAGAGCTTCAAGCAGATTACTCCATGGAGCTAG